CTCGCGCTCGGGCTCCTCGCCCGTATGGCCCGGGAGGGCACGACCCGCAATGCGGTCAAGGCCGGGGCAGCGATCGGATTCGGACTGGCGATGAAGCCGCCGGCCCTCCTGTTGTTCGTACCGGCCTGGGTCGCGGGCATGATGTCTTCGACGGCGGCCGGCTGGCGGCGACTCGTACCCGTGAAGTCGATCATCGTCGTGCTCGTCGCCGTGCTGATCTTCGTCGCGACGTCACCCGATCTCTTCACAAACCCGGAAACCCGTCACCAACTCGTCAACATCGTCTACATCGTGTTCCCCGAGTTCACGCCAGAGGGCGAGGAGAGCCCGGTCGCCAAGACGGCGACGACGCCGGCCCGCGACGTGATCGGCGGCTACGACTACTACTACAACTTCGCGTACCGCCACGGCGCCGGCTGGGTCATCTACGTTCTCACGCCCATGGCGGTCGTCTGGGGATTCCTTTCCCGCACACCGCTGGCCATTCTCAGTTCCCTGTTCAGCGTCGTCGGCCTCGTCGTCTTCGCTGGGTCCACCGCTTGGCAGGCCCGCTACCTGATCCCGCTGCTCCCGGGAGCAGCCGTGCTCGTGGCCGGAATGCTCCAGGCCGGCATCCGGCGCCTGAGTCCCGAGAACTGCCACGGCCCGCTCCTCGCAGTCGCGACGCTTGTGGTGATCGCCCAGCCGCTGCGGACGTCGGCCAGCTTCGATGAGATCGTTGCCCGGACCGACACGCGGGGCCAGACGACGAACTGGGTCCGCGAGAACCTGCCCCCGGGCTCGATCGTCGGGGTTGCCGGGACGGTCTTTTGGGGCTGGGGCGAGCCGTGGATGCCCGGGAATGTGAAGCGGGTCCAGGTAGGTCTCGAGCCGGGAGCGCTGGACCAAGCCGGCGTCGAGTACCTCGTCACCCACGACCACCCGCTGTTTTCGTCTACGATCGACCCCGCGCTCCTCCGCCGACTCGAACCGCGGCTGGAGTTGCTCACCGAGTTCAGTCCCTTCGTGGAGGACGGCGAAGGGGCCTCGTTCGACGCCCAGGACGCGTATTACGTCCCGATCACGGGACTCGACGCGGTGGACCGGCCGGGACCGGTCGTGAAGATCTACCGGGTCCGGGCCGACGGCGGCCGACGGTAGAATCGCCTTTGAAACACTGGGAGATCCAGCTCTCCATCGCGACTCCCCGGCCGGAATCGGCCGGGAGTTGCGATGGAGAAGAATCTAGGGGAGTGCGGTCAGCACTCCGAACGCAGGACTTCCGCCTCGCGGCCGGGAACGTCCTGGAGAAGCCGGCGGGCCCACTCTCGCCAGCTGCCTGGTGAGTCGGCCATCCTCGCCTGCTCCAGGTACTCCCGAGCGGCGTCCAGGCGGCGGCGACACTCTTCGTCGGTGCTCATGCTTGTACGATACGCCGATTTGCCGATTACAGAAATAGGTCTCGGCCGGAGATCGTGTCTATTTTTCTCTTTTTGTGGACCAGATCGCGCCATAGGCCGTACCTTGGCAGGTGCGCCGAAGCCCTCCCCACGACCCTCGATGCGTTTCGCCCTTCCGTCAAGCGATGAACTACCTCATCGCCCAACACGAGACACGGCGGACTTCCTCCCGCCCGGCTTCATCGTGCGCACGATCGCCTTTAAATCCGCGCCCTAGGTCGTGAGCGGCAGCATCTCGGCGGCCAGGCGGTCGAGTTCGACGTGCATGTCGTCGGGCGGAACCAGGGGGCGAAGAAGAAATTTCGAGAAGCCGGCGTCGGTCCACTCCCGCACCCGGTCTCGGAGCGCATCGAACCCGACCGGCACGATGTCCGCCGGATCGCCCGCGCGCTGTGCCTTGAAGAACTCGGCTACCTGCGGCGGCATGGGACCGCTCGCGTAGAAGAGGTTCGCACCAAAGTGCTCGGGGTCCATCTCACGGCCCGCTGCCTTCGCCGACGCCTCGATCTGCGGCCGCAGCGCCGCGGCTTCCGCGGGCAGCATCAGACCCGGCATCCAACCATCTCCCAGGCGGCCACAGCGCTCGAGCGCCCCCTTGGCCTTGCCTCCGAGCCAGACCTCCAACGGCTGCTGGGTCGGCGTCGGCTTGATCGTGACGTCGGACAACGGATAGCGGGGCCCCTCGTGATCGACAGCTTCGCCGCGCCAGAGCATTCGCAGAAGAGGCACCATCTCCTCCATCGTCGCAGCGCGCTCTTTGCGTCCGACGCCCTGAGCGCCCGCGTCGGCTTCGTTCGGCAGACCGATCACGCCGACGAGCAGCAGCCGCCCGCCCGAGAGCCGGTCCAGGTGCGCCAGTTGCCGCGCGAGCGTCACGGGATGGCGCCCCGGGATGATCAGGTGCGTCCCGAGCTTCAGCTTTTCGGTGCGCCCCGCCGCGAAGGC
The DNA window shown above is from Candidatus Binatia bacterium and carries:
- a CDS encoding LLM class flavin-dependent oxidoreductase yields the protein MKIRFGFTIGPETTPEVLGPLVDDLERHGFDSLWVPEVLLQPTLDPMVALAFAAGRTEKLKLGTHLIIPGRHPVTLARQLAHLDRLSGGRLLLVGVIGLPNEADAGAQGVGRKERAATMEEMVPLLRMLWRGEAVDHEGPRYPLSDVTIKPTPTQQPLEVWLGGKAKGALERCGRLGDGWMPGLMLPAEAAALRPQIEASAKAAGREMDPEHFGANLFYASGPMPPQVAEFFKAQRAGDPADIVPVGFDALRDRVREWTDAGFSKFLLRPLVPPDDMHVELDRLAAEMLPLTT
- a CDS encoding glycosyltransferase family 39 protein; amino-acid sequence: MKGASRTYVLGFFLLLGVAAGLRFWGLDSGLPHLMTRPDEEVLLLKTRFPASGQLDLQYNLRHPGVPSAYIFLLWGVGEVGLPVMQTLGYAPPGDYLHSLDRFPARLLLLERILSALAGIASVAALMWFTRLELGGPTALCAGAILATSFLHVRESHSAKPDVALGLFAILALGLLARMAREGTTRNAVKAGAAIGFGLAMKPPALLLFVPAWVAGMMSSTAAGWRRLVPVKSIIVVLVAVLIFVATSPDLFTNPETRHQLVNIVYIVFPEFTPEGEESPVAKTATTPARDVIGGYDYYYNFAYRHGAGWVIYVLTPMAVVWGFLSRTPLAILSSLFSVVGLVVFAGSTAWQARYLIPLLPGAAVLVAGMLQAGIRRLSPENCHGPLLAVATLVVIAQPLRTSASFDEIVARTDTRGQTTNWVRENLPPGSIVGVAGTVFWGWGEPWMPGNVKRVQVGLEPGALDQAGVEYLVTHDHPLFSSTIDPALLRRLEPRLELLTEFSPFVEDGEGASFDAQDAYYVPITGLDAVDRPGPVVKIYRVRADGGRR